TACACATCAACGTTCTACGCAATTTGACCAAATCAAGAAAAATAGAGACTACACTCATTGATATCGCTTGTTTACTAAATCTGATTTTTAATTTATCGGATTTAAAATTAGTTTCGGTTAAAATTTAAAACGGAATATGAAATCAACTGAAAAAATATTTATAATTTTTTTAAGCCTTTTTACGGTAATTTCTTGTGCGACCAGTAATTCCCTACGAAAACCTAAATCCACTTATTCTAGTGATGAAATTTTAAAAATGGCAGAATGGCGTTTTGACTATAATTTAGAAAATTTAAAATTATGTGACTTGTATATTTTGGACGGAGTTCCTTACGAGAAAAAAGTGATTGATTCTGTTTTAATGAAATATGACAAGCGAGATATCCGAATGATAAGTTTCCTTGAAAAACCAACTGAAAATACTTGGTGGAATAAGAATTGTGACTTAATTCCTCAAATACAAACTAAATTAATCAAACAAACACGTGAATATAAATCAGAAATTCTAAACCGAATTATAAAAACTTACAGCAAATACGATAAAGAAATTAAAATAGCAGGAACATCTTGTGAATATTGTCCTTTGGTTATTTTAAATAATAAACCATTTTTTGCAAGCCAAAGTGAAGTTTTATCTAAAATAAGTGAATTAAAAATAAATAAAGTTGATTATATCGCTGATTATAGAAAACCTCATAATATTGAGTATTTTGGTTCTTTATCAAAAAACGGAGTTATTGAAATATTTACGAAATAAAAACTGCGTAGAACACCGTATATAATTTATTGCTAGTTCTAGCCTACTTACGAAAATCCTCGCGGATTTTCTATTCGGTTTTTATTTGCTAAATTTAGTGCTTAAACCACGCAACAAACCATATACAAACACGTTGTAGGTAATTTAAGAAAAACTATGAGGAAAATTTTAATATTGATATTTCTAACAAGTTTTTTTGGATATTCTCAAGAAAAAGAGAATTCCGAAAACAAGGAATTTAAAATTCTTGATGGAATTTCTCTAAAGATTAATAAGATAGAAAAAACAACGGACTCTACTTCGACTTTCTTTAATGAAGAAATAGCGGTTGAAAGATTCAAACTTAATAGTGAAATTAATGTACAGGTTGAATGCAATATGGTTGAGGGGAAATTTGAAAAAGCAAGAGCAAATTATCTAATTGAAATCGGAATTGATAAAGATGGTTTAATCAGAAAAAGATTTGCTGATTCTATTTATAAATATTGGACTGAAAAAAGTGAATCATATTTAAGCGGTTATGAATCTTTACCTGCTACGAACCATATTTTCTATAAAAAAGGAGATTATGTAATGTACATTGACCCTCAAAACAATAACATTGGAAAATACTATTTGATTTATTTCAAAAACCGAATTATGAAAGTGACTTTTAAAGGGTTTGACCAAAATGGAGGTTGGGGAGGACTTTCTGCATTTTTATCAGAATTGGTTGAATTTAAATTTGATAAAAGGACAATCAAACCTGAATACAAATCAAAATTTGACCCGAAAAAGTATATTGAACTATACGAAAACAAAGAATTTGAATAAAAACTACCTACAACACCGTATATAATTTATTGCTAGTTCTAGCCTACTTACGAAAATCCTCGCGGATTTTCTATTCGGTTTTTATTTGCTAAATTACGTGCTAAACCACGCAACAAACCATATACAAACACGTTGTATTTAATATCGATAGACTTTCGGAATTTTCAATACACTTTCTCGAATTTTCAAGCGTATCTAGTGAGAAGTTTTACGGTATAACTTTGAAATATTTTAGATCTCAAACTTTACGATTGAAATCGTTGAGAGTTCACTCTCAAAACGTTAAAACGTTATACAGTTTGAAGATACTGAAAATAATTGACAAAGTCAAGTATTACGTGACTTCTCTTTGAGCGAGACTTGATAATTCTTTCACTTAAAGACGTTCCATATAAAACGCATATAAAACATATTTAAGTGAAAAACTGCATTGAAAAGCGTTCTATTGTAGCGTCTTCGAGACTCCGTATTTTCAGGTGAATTTTTGGAAAGGTTGTCAGTGATGATATCTTTTAGAAGATCCTCGAAACTATTTATATGATGGATTATGGAAAATACTAAACACAACAACCCATATAAAAAATAGCTACTTTAGTTATTATTAAAAAAATTAAAGTATTTTTAAGAACTAATAGAATATCTATAAAATAATAGCTTTAAAAACGCTACATTTCATATAGGTACTCGTTGTACAACATTAACACAAACTTTACGCTGAATTGAAAAACCTCAAACCTGAATTCTCAATAAACGAAGTTGGAAAGTTCCGATTTTATAGCGGAATTCTAATCGGAATTGGATTTAGCATAATTCTAAATTCTCTATTTCGTCTGACTTTAAGAGTGTGTAATTTAGGAATGTCTATTGACCAATGGAGTTTGGAATATGAAATTCCTCTTTATTATCATATTTTAATTGGATTTGCTTCTTTTGGATTTTCTTTTTGTTTTACAACTTATTTATGGATGAGCAAACCATTTGCAAATAACAGAAGGAAAACTCTGAAATTAAGAATGGCTCAAATTAATCCGATTTGGATTTTCTTTGGAACACTTATATTTCTATTAAGATTGTTTTGGTTTTTTACAAGTATTGAATTGACAATCGAAAAGGATTTTCCGGTTTTAGGTTTTATGATTCCGACTTTTATATATCTGTATTGTTGGAATTTAATTTCGGATATTTATAAATCAAAAAAAGCGTTTCTGATTTCTTCGCTGATTTTCATAATTAGCGGAATTATATTAAGCGGAATTTAAAAATGAAAACAAAATAACGTTGTACAACACCGTATATAATTTATTGCTAGTTCTAGCCTACTTACGAAAATCCTCTCGGATTTTCTATTCGGTTTTTATTTGCTAACTTTAGTGCTTAAAACACGCAACAAACCATATACAAACACGTTGCCAGTAATTAACCATGTACTTTCCTGAAATAGGTTGACTAAAAATTCATCAATTATTAATAGTCACTTATGAAAAATCAAAAACAACACTGGCAGAAAAAAAAGTACCAAAAAGTAACTTTAGAAACCAAACTATTCGTCGTTGACCAAATTCAAAATGGTCAGATTTCAACAAACTTTGCTTCCAAAAAATATGATGTTCCTAGAACTACTATTGGTTATTGGATTAAAAAATACAGTACTTTAGTGCAACAAAACACTGGTATGAGTAAAAACGATGAAATTAAAAAATTAAAGGAACGTATTGAAGAGTTGGAGTTTGTAAAAGACTTTCAACAAGACATTATTGCTGATATGGAAATCATTACAGGGGTCGATTTGGCAAAAAAGTCATTGCCCAAAACATTAGCAAAAGAGATAGAACTAAAAAAGAAAAACATTTTAAAACAAAATGGATCTATCAATGTTTTGGGATTAGCAAACAAGCCTACTACAAAAGACTTAAAACACAAAAAATCAAACAAATAAACGATACCAAAATTATTAAAATGGTTAAAAACTACCGTAAAAAGGTAGGTCAAAAAACGGGTGGTATCAAACTATATGCTGAACTTAAACAAGACTTTATTAACCAAGAAATTAAAATAGGAAGAGACAAGTTGTATGACGTTTTAAGGCTTCATAATTTACTGGTACCCAAACTCAAAAACTACGTGACAACAACCAACTCTAATCACCTGTTTAGAAAATATAAAAACCTAATTAAAGACCAAGTGCCAACTAGACCAGAACAGCTCTGGGTAAGCGATATAACCTATATTAAAACAGATAATGGACATAACTATTTAGCAATTGTTACAGACGCCTATTCCAAGCAAATTATGGGATATAATCTAGATAATCATATGAAAACTTCTCTCTGTACAAAAGCGCTTCAAATGGCTATTAAAAACAGAAAATACCCTAATAAAAAACTCATTCATCACTCAGATAGAGGTTTTCAATACTGTAATCCAAAATACACTCAATTTGCTGAAAATAATGGAATTATTATGAGTATGACAGAACAATACGACCCTTATGAAAATGCAATCGCAGAAAGAATAAACAGAACTTTGAAATATGAATATGGTCTTAAAAATTGCATTAAAAATACAGAGATTGCTCAAAAAACTGCGAATCAAGCTGTGCATATTTACAACAATTTAAGAACCCATTTTAGCTTAGATTTAAGAAAACCAGCTGAAGTACACCTAAACCCAAATATCAAATACAAATCATATCGAAAAAATAAACTAAATTTGACTGAACTTAAAATTTAAACTAATAGCAGTTCAAATTATTTTTTGCCTTCTAAACGGCTAAAAAAAATAATTTGGACGGGATAATTTAAACTAAAAAAAGGTCAACCTATTTCAGTATAATACACCAACCTATGAACATAAATTTAATCCGACCTGAAAAAGTCAATTTAAAAGACCATCCAGTTTTGACTGAAAGTTGGTTACAAGACATAATCGCCAAAAATCCAGAAATTATTGGACTTGGAGATTTAAGTCTCAAAGACAAAGAAAGAAAACAACTTCGAGCAGGAAGATTAGATATTTTACTTCAAGACCCAGATATAAATAAACGATACGAAGTCGAAATTCAACTTGGAAAAACAGACGAAAGTCATATAATCCGAACGATTGAATATTGGGATATTGAACGAAAAAGGTATCCGCAATATGAACATTGTGCTGTAATAATTGCAGAAGAAATTACGAGTAGATTTTTAAATGTAATCGGACTTTTTAACGGAACTATCCCGTTAATAGCTATTCAACTTACAGCCTATAAAAATGGAGACGACTACTTTCTGACTTTCAACAAAGTGCTTGACGAAATGAATTTAGGTTTGGTCGATGATGATGAAGAAATTAGTGAAATTACCGACCGAAATTATTGGGAGAAAGAAAAAGGAACACCGAAAACCATAAAAATTGTTGACGGAGCTTTGGAATTAATCACAGAAGTAATCCCAGGTTATCAATTAAAATACAATAAGTTTTATATAGGTTTAGCT
The DNA window shown above is from Polaribacter sp. Hel_I_88 and carries:
- a CDS encoding helix-turn-helix domain-containing protein — encoded protein: MKNQKQHWQKKKYQKVTLETKLFVVDQIQNGQISTNFASKKYDVPRTTIGYWIKKYSTLVQQNTGMSKNDEIKKLKERIEELEFVKDFQQDIIADMEIITGVDLAKKSLPKTLAKEIELKKKNILKQNGSINVLGLANKPTTKDLKHKKSNK
- a CDS encoding IS3 family transposase, which encodes MSKQAYYKRLKTQKIKQINDTKIIKMVKNYRKKVGQKTGGIKLYAELKQDFINQEIKIGRDKLYDVLRLHNLLVPKLKNYVTTTNSNHLFRKYKNLIKDQVPTRPEQLWVSDITYIKTDNGHNYLAIVTDAYSKQIMGYNLDNHMKTSLCTKALQMAIKNRKYPNKKLIHHSDRGFQYCNPKYTQFAENNGIIMSMTEQYDPYENAIAERINRTLKYEYGLKNCIKNTEIAQKTANQAVHIYNNLRTHFSLDLRKPAEVHLNPNIKYKSYRKNKLNLTELKI